In a single window of the Elaeis guineensis isolate ETL-2024a chromosome 6, EG11, whole genome shotgun sequence genome:
- the LOC105046543 gene encoding LOW QUALITY PROTEIN: phosphoglycerate kinase, chloroplastic (The sequence of the model RefSeq protein was modified relative to this genomic sequence to represent the inferred CDS: inserted 1 base in 1 codon): MASAAHPTSFSLRPSSSASASSSSPRQQASAVALPGSASRGSVALRSPFRRLGFAGAAADPLLALHVAARIRAVAGRSGRGPRGVAVMAKKSVGDLTAADLKGKRVFVRADLNVPLDENQNITDDTRIRAAVPTIKHLIGNGAKVILSSHLGRPKGVTPKFSLNPLVPRLSELLGVKVEKADDCIGPEVEKMVAALPEGGVLLLENVRFYKDEEKNEPEFAKKLASLADLYVNDAFGTAHRAHASTEGVTKFLKPSVAGFLLQKELDYLVGAVANPKRPFAAIVGGSKVSSKIGVIESLLEKCDXLLLGGGMIFTFYKAQGCSVGSSLVEEDKLELATSLLAKAVSKGVSLMLPSDVVVADKFAPDANSKVVPSTAIPDGWMGLDIGPDSVKSFSDALETTKTVIWNGPMGVFEFDKFAVGTEAIAKKLAELSGKGVTTIIGGGDSVAAVEKVGVADVMSHISTGGGASLELLEGKELPGVLALDESVPVAV; encoded by the exons ATGGCTTCCGCCGCCCACCCCACATCCTTTTCTCTCCGCCCGTCAtcctccgcctccgcatcctcATCCTCGCCCCGGCAGCAGGCATCGGCGGTCGCTCTCCCCGGCTCCGCCTCCCGCGGCTCAGTCGCGCTCCGATCGCCGTTCCGCCGGCTGGGCTTCGCCGGGGCGGCGGCGGACCCGCTGCTGGCGCTCCACGTGGCGGCGAGGATCCGGGCGGTGGCGGGGCGAAGCGGGAGGGGGCCGAGGGGCGTGGCGGTCATGGCGAAGAAGAGCGTGGGAGACCTCACCGCCGCCGACCTCAAGGGGAAGCGGGTGTTCGTGAGGGCGGATCTCAACGTCCCCTTAGATGAGAACCAGAACATCACCGATGACACTAGGATCCGGGCGGCCGTGCCCACCATCAAGCACTTGATAGGGAATGGGGCCAAAGTCATCCTCTCCAGCCATCTG GGACGCCCAAAGGGGGTGACACCAAAATTCAGCTTGAATCCTCTGGTGCCCAGGCTATCTGAACTCCTTGGTGTCAAG GTTGAGAAAGCTGATGACTGCATTGGGCCAGAAGTTGAGAAAATGGTTGCTGCACTTCCAGAAGGTGGTGTTCTGCTTCTTGAAAATGTAAGGTTTTATAAGGACGAAGAGAAGAATGAGCCAGAGTTTGCAAAGAAGCTTGCATCCCTGGCAGATCTTTATGTGAATGATGCATTTGGAACGGCACATAGAGCACATGCATCGACGGAGGGTGTCACCAAGTTCTTGAAGCCCTCTGTTGCTGGTTTTCTTTTGCAAAAG GAACTTGACTATCTTGTTGGTGCTGTTGCAAACCCAAAGAGGCCATTTGCTGCCATTGTAGGTGGTTCAAAGGTGTCATCAAAGATTGGAGTGATTGAATCATTGCTGGAGAAATGCG ACCTTCTTCTGGGTGGAGGAATGATCTTCACCTTCTACAAGGCACAAGGGTGTTCAGTGGGTTCTTCCCTGGTAGAGGAGGACAAACTAGAGCTTGCAACATCGCTTCTTGCGAAGGCTGTATCAAAAGGTGTCTCTCTTATGTTGCCCTCTGATGTTGTTGTTGCTGACAAGTTTGCCCCTGATGCAAATAGCAAG GTTGTGCCATCAACTGCAATTCCTGATGGTTGGATGGGCCTGGATATTGGACCAGATTCAGTCAAATCATTCAGTGATGCACTGGAAACAACCAAGACAGTTATTTGGAATGGTCCTATGGGCGTTTTTGAATTCGATAAGTTTGCAGTTGGAACTGAG GCAATTGCAAAGAAATTGGCAGAACTTAGCGGGAAGGGTGTGACGACGATTATTGGAGGCGGAGATTCTGTTGCGGCCGTCGAGAAAGTGGGAGTAGCTGATGTTATGAGCCACATATCGACGGGTGGTGGTGCCAGCTTGGAGTTATTGGAAGGAAAGGAGCTACCAGGAGTTCTGGCTCTTGATGAATCTGTCCCTGTTGCTGTGTGA